From the genome of Hymenobacter sp. PAMC 26628, one region includes:
- the aroF gene encoding 3-deoxy-7-phosphoheptulonate synthase: MILQLEPQASVPALAAHLAEQGYKTTDVTTQHAHYLIAIGKREVDLRTIGQLPGVRDVHQVSDDYQLVSRKWRVQPTVIDLGDGVTIGEGSLALCAGPCSIESEAQMEKVMDHLLENGVRLMRGGVFKPRSSPYAFRGLGMDGLRLFHQLARARGIKIVTEVMQVSQVEEMHDYVDVFQVGARNTQNYNLLDALGGVDKPVLIKRGISGSIEELLSSAEYVFSGGNEKLILCERGIRTFETASRNTLDLNAVPILKEKTHLPVVVDPSHGIGLRDYVPAMALAAVLAGADGILYEAHETPETAASDGQQTLNFAESARLIRNLRRVYALRGELE; the protein is encoded by the coding sequence ATGATTCTCCAACTCGAACCCCAGGCCTCTGTGCCCGCCCTGGCGGCGCACTTGGCCGAGCAGGGCTACAAAACCACCGACGTTACCACCCAGCACGCGCACTACCTCATTGCCATCGGCAAGCGCGAGGTGGACTTGCGTACCATCGGCCAGCTGCCGGGCGTGCGCGATGTGCACCAGGTATCGGACGACTACCAGCTGGTGAGCCGCAAGTGGCGCGTGCAGCCCACCGTCATCGACTTGGGCGACGGCGTGACCATTGGCGAGGGCAGCCTGGCGCTGTGCGCCGGTCCGTGCAGCATCGAGAGCGAGGCCCAGATGGAAAAGGTAATGGACCACCTGCTCGAAAACGGCGTGCGCCTGATGCGCGGCGGCGTGTTCAAGCCCCGGTCGTCGCCCTACGCGTTTCGTGGTTTAGGGATGGATGGTCTTCGATTATTCCATCAATTGGCCCGGGCCCGGGGCATCAAAATCGTGACCGAAGTGATGCAGGTGTCGCAAGTCGAGGAGATGCACGACTACGTGGACGTGTTTCAGGTGGGGGCCCGCAACACGCAGAACTACAACCTGCTCGACGCGTTGGGCGGCGTGGACAAGCCGGTGCTCATCAAGCGTGGTATTTCGGGCTCGATTGAAGAGCTGCTCTCGTCGGCCGAGTACGTGTTTTCGGGCGGCAACGAGAAGCTGATTCTCTGCGAGCGGGGCATCCGCACGTTCGAAACAGCTAGCCGCAACACCTTGGATTTGAACGCGGTGCCCATTCTGAAAGAAAAGACCCACCTGCCCGTGGTGGTCGACCCCAGCCACGGCATCGGCCTGCGCGACTACGTGCCCGCCATGGCCCTGGCCGCCGTGCTGGCCGGCGCCGACGGCATCCTTTATGAAGCCCACGAGACGCCCGAAACCGCCGCGTCCGATGGCCAGCAGACGCTGAACTTTGCCGAATCGGCCCGCTTGATCCGCAACCTGCGCCGGGTGTATGCCCTGCGCGGCGAGTTGGAATAG
- the trpA gene encoding tryptophan synthase subunit alpha produces the protein MNRIQTAFEQKQNLLNIYFTAGYPALADTLPLAQALVAAGADMLEIGMPFSDPLADGPVIQHSSTLALANGMNIKTLFGQLGPLRAALPDTPVLLMGYLNPVLQFGMENFCREAAAAGVDGVILPDLPVAEYEEEYAETFRRHGLRPVFLVTPQTSEARIRHLDGISEAFLYLVSGPGITGNVGPADTTVQDDYFRRIEAMGLKTPRLIGFGIADKASYQRACRHADGAIIGSALIKALEGAPDAPAAAAAFVAGIKN, from the coding sequence ATGAACCGCATCCAAACCGCTTTTGAGCAGAAGCAAAACCTGCTCAACATTTACTTCACCGCCGGCTACCCGGCCCTCGCCGATACGTTGCCGCTGGCCCAGGCCCTGGTAGCCGCGGGGGCCGACATGCTGGAAATCGGGATGCCGTTTTCCGACCCGTTAGCCGACGGGCCCGTGATTCAGCACAGCAGTACGCTGGCCCTGGCCAACGGGATGAACATTAAGACGCTGTTTGGCCAGCTGGGGCCCCTGCGCGCCGCCCTGCCCGATACGCCGGTGCTGCTCATGGGCTACCTCAACCCGGTACTGCAATTTGGGATGGAGAACTTTTGCCGCGAGGCCGCCGCGGCGGGCGTCGACGGCGTGATTCTGCCCGACCTGCCGGTGGCCGAATACGAGGAAGAGTACGCCGAGACGTTTCGGCGCCATGGCCTGCGGCCGGTGTTCCTCGTTACGCCCCAAACCAGCGAAGCCCGCATCCGCCACCTCGACGGCATCAGCGAAGCGTTTCTGTACCTAGTGTCGGGCCCCGGCATCACCGGCAACGTCGGCCCGGCCGATACCACCGTGCAGGACGACTACTTCCGGCGCATCGAGGCCATGGGCCTGAAAACGCCGCGCCTCATCGGCTTCGGCATTGCCGACAAAGCGTCGTACCAGCGCGCCTGCCGCCACGCCGACGGTGCCATTATCGGCTCGGCCCTAATCAAGGCCCTCGAAGGGGCCCCGGATGCGCCGGCCGCGGCCGCGGCGTTTGTGGCCGGCATTAAGAATTAA
- the trpB gene encoding tryptophan synthase subunit beta, whose product MIPSAITSYQTPTARGYYGEFGGAFVPEMLFPNVEELRTQYEEILASDSFRTEYEQLLRDYVGRPTPLFEAQRLSEKYNTRVFLKREDLCHTGAHKINNTVGQILLAKRLGKTRIIAETGAGQHGVATATVCALMGLPCVVYMGSVDIERQAPNVARMRLLGAEVRAAISGSRTLKDATNEAIRDWIANPIDTHYIIGSVVGPHPYPDLVARLQAVISEEMRKQLLEKTGSELPDYVVACVGGGSNAAGAFYHFLDEPSVQLVAVEAAGHGIHSGHSAATSVLGTPGIIHGSRTLLMQDADGQITEPYSLSAGLDYPGIGPLHAWLGASGRARFIAITDDEALAGVRECARLEGIIPALETAHALAALGQLGAGPNDVVVVNLSGRGDKDLDTYMKNFDKLT is encoded by the coding sequence ATGATTCCTTCTGCCATCACTTCTTACCAAACCCCCACGGCCCGCGGCTACTACGGCGAATTCGGCGGGGCCTTCGTGCCCGAAATGCTGTTTCCAAACGTGGAAGAGCTGCGCACGCAGTACGAGGAAATTCTGGCCTCCGACAGCTTTCGTACCGAGTACGAGCAACTGCTGCGCGACTACGTGGGCCGGCCCACGCCGCTGTTCGAAGCCCAGCGCCTGTCCGAGAAATACAACACCCGCGTCTTCCTCAAGCGCGAAGACTTGTGCCACACCGGGGCCCACAAAATCAACAACACCGTGGGCCAGATTTTGCTGGCCAAGCGCCTGGGCAAAACGCGCATCATCGCCGAAACCGGGGCTGGCCAGCACGGCGTGGCCACCGCCACCGTGTGCGCCCTGATGGGCCTGCCCTGCGTGGTGTACATGGGCTCGGTCGACATTGAACGCCAGGCCCCTAACGTGGCCCGCATGCGCCTGCTGGGGGCCGAAGTGCGCGCCGCCATCAGCGGCAGCCGCACCCTGAAAGACGCTACGAACGAGGCCATCCGCGACTGGATTGCCAACCCCATCGACACGCACTACATCATCGGCTCGGTGGTGGGGCCCCACCCGTACCCCGACCTGGTGGCGCGCCTGCAAGCCGTCATCAGCGAGGAGATGCGCAAGCAGCTGCTGGAAAAAACCGGTTCCGAACTGCCTGATTACGTGGTGGCTTGCGTGGGCGGCGGCTCCAACGCGGCCGGGGCGTTCTACCACTTCCTCGACGAGCCCAGCGTGCAGCTGGTGGCGGTGGAAGCGGCTGGCCACGGCATTCACTCGGGGCACTCGGCGGCCACGTCGGTGCTGGGTACGCCGGGCATCATCCACGGCAGCCGCACGCTGCTGATGCAGGACGCCGACGGCCAAATCACGGAGCCCTACTCGCTGAGCGCGGGCCTCGACTACCCCGGCATTGGGCCCCTGCACGCTTGGCTGGGCGCCAGCGGCCGCGCCCGTTTCATTGCCATCACCGACGATGAAGCCCTGGCCGGCGTGCGCGAGTGCGCCCGCCTCGAAGGCATCATCCCGGCCTTGGAAACGGCCCACGCCCTGGCCGCCCTCGGCCAGCTCGGCGCCGGCCCCAACGACGTAGTGGTGGTCAACCTCTCGGGCCGCGGCGACAAGGACCTTGACACGTACATGAAAAATTTCGACAAGTTGACCTAG
- a CDS encoding phosphoribosylanthranilate isomerase, with the protein MQNPAAPLPTAAPFPKDSPSRLLVKVCGMREAASLVAVAGLAPDFLGFIFSPASPRYVGDVLTPDLVQGLPDRVQRVGVFVNESTAQVLATACRFSLHFAQLHGQETPAQCAELQAAGLRVIKAFGVGEGFDFGALGPYVPHCDYFLFDAQGPAPGGNGQVFDWRVLEQYSWPVPYLLAGGLRPEHAAVVRNLQLPGLVGIDLNSGLEVAPGVKDPARVAAFLEGLGRPEAA; encoded by the coding sequence ATGCAAAATCCTGCTGCTCCGCTGCCCACCGCGGCGCCGTTTCCCAAAGACTCGCCTTCACGCCTGTTGGTGAAGGTGTGCGGCATGCGCGAAGCGGCTAGCTTGGTAGCCGTGGCGGGCCTAGCGCCTGACTTTTTGGGGTTTATCTTTTCGCCAGCGTCGCCCCGCTACGTAGGCGACGTGCTCACGCCCGACTTGGTGCAGGGCCTGCCCGACCGCGTGCAGCGCGTGGGCGTTTTTGTGAACGAGTCCACCGCGCAGGTACTGGCCACGGCGTGCCGCTTCAGCCTACACTTTGCGCAGCTGCACGGCCAGGAAACCCCGGCCCAATGCGCCGAGTTGCAAGCGGCCGGCCTGCGGGTCATCAAGGCATTTGGAGTGGGGGAGGGTTTCGATTTTGGGGCCCTGGGGCCCTACGTGCCGCACTGCGATTACTTTCTCTTCGATGCCCAGGGCCCCGCGCCGGGCGGCAACGGCCAGGTGTTCGACTGGCGCGTGCTGGAGCAATACTCCTGGCCGGTGCCCTACCTGCTGGCCGGCGGCCTGCGGCCCGAGCACGCGGCCGTCGTCCGCAACCTGCAGCTGCCCGGCCTGGTGGGCATCGACCTGAACAGCGGCCTCGAAGTTGCCCCCGGTGTGAAAGACCCCGCCCGGGTGGCTGCGTTTCTGGAGGGGCTGGGCCGGCCGGAGGCCGCGTAG
- the trpC gene encoding indole-3-glycerol phosphate synthase TrpC, which translates to MSASTPTILERIVAHKRREVAERRELRPLKFLETSLYTQAQPLSLRHYLQRPGSSGLIAEFKRKSPSQGWINRYAPVERTTLGYMQAGAAGLSVLTDGEFFGGSNEDLTTARRFNFCPILRKDFVVNEYQIYEARSVGADVVLLIAAVLAPAEILTLGRLAKSLGLEVLLEVHDGDELARALHPDAVDLVGVNNRNLHDFTLNLETSLGLADAIPAEFVKVSESGISQAASIIQLRGAGYQGFLLGETFMRHSRPERACAALVQELAALAGAPAPALV; encoded by the coding sequence ATGAGTGCATCCACCCCCACCATCCTCGAGCGCATCGTGGCCCACAAGCGCCGCGAAGTGGCCGAGCGCCGCGAGTTGCGCCCGCTGAAGTTTCTTGAAACCAGCCTCTACACCCAGGCGCAGCCGCTTTCGCTGCGGCACTACTTGCAGCGCCCGGGCAGCAGCGGCCTCATCGCCGAGTTCAAGCGCAAGTCGCCTTCGCAGGGCTGGATCAACCGCTACGCGCCGGTGGAGCGCACCACGCTGGGCTACATGCAGGCCGGCGCGGCGGGCCTGTCGGTGCTGACGGATGGCGAGTTTTTCGGCGGCAGCAACGAGGACCTGACCACGGCCCGGCGCTTCAATTTTTGCCCCATTTTGCGCAAAGATTTTGTAGTGAACGAGTACCAGATCTACGAAGCCCGCAGCGTGGGGGCCGATGTGGTGCTGCTCATCGCCGCCGTGCTCGCGCCTGCCGAAATCCTGACGCTGGGCCGCCTCGCCAAAAGCCTGGGCCTGGAAGTGTTGCTCGAAGTACACGACGGCGACGAGCTAGCCCGCGCCCTGCACCCCGACGCCGTGGACCTGGTGGGCGTCAACAACCGCAACCTGCACGATTTCACCCTAAATTTAGAGACTTCGCTGGGCCTGGCCGACGCCATTCCGGCTGAGTTCGTGAAGGTATCCGAAAGCGGCATCAGCCAGGCGGCATCCATTATTCAGCTGCGTGGGGCAGGCTACCAGGGCTTTTTGCTCGGCGAAACTTTCATGCGCCACAGCCGGCCCGAGCGCGCCTGCGCTGCCCTGGTGCAGGAATTGGCCGCGTTGGCCGGGGCCCCTGCACCGGCATTAGTCTAA
- the trpD gene encoding anthranilate phosphoribosyltransferase, with product MKQILTKLFDQQPLTQAEAHAAMHQLGEGGANPAETAAFLAVYRMRPITVAELGGFRQALLELCRDPELGTHELVDIVGTGGDGKNTFNISTLACFVVAGAGVRVAKHGNFGVSSVSGSSNVLAHFGVDFEDRPGRLRRQLDEAGICFLHAQTYHPAMRHAGPVRRELGLRTFFNILGPLVNPARPNAQVLGVFSLELQRVYHYLLQPTGTRYAVVHALDGYDELSLTDVAKVVTGYEGEQLLTPAGLGLHAATLADLAGGPTVAAAAAVFENILAGQATSVQRDVVTANAALALRCARPGLAWPEALAQARESLDSGAARGAFQRMLAAQ from the coding sequence GTGAAACAGATTCTCACTAAACTATTTGACCAGCAGCCCCTGACGCAGGCCGAGGCCCACGCCGCTATGCACCAGTTGGGCGAGGGCGGGGCCAACCCGGCCGAAACGGCGGCCTTCCTGGCCGTGTACCGCATGCGGCCCATCACGGTGGCCGAGCTGGGTGGCTTCCGCCAGGCGCTGCTGGAGCTGTGCCGCGACCCCGAGCTGGGCACTCATGAGCTGGTGGACATTGTGGGCACCGGCGGCGACGGCAAAAACACGTTCAACATTTCCACGCTGGCCTGCTTCGTGGTGGCCGGGGCGGGGGTGCGGGTGGCCAAGCACGGCAACTTCGGCGTGTCGTCGGTCAGCGGCTCGTCGAACGTGCTGGCGCATTTCGGGGTCGATTTTGAGGACCGGCCCGGCCGGCTGCGGCGGCAATTGGACGAGGCTGGCATCTGCTTCCTGCACGCCCAAACCTACCACCCGGCCATGCGCCACGCCGGCCCGGTGCGCCGCGAGCTGGGCCTGCGCACGTTCTTCAACATCCTGGGGCCCCTGGTGAACCCGGCCCGGCCCAACGCGCAAGTACTGGGCGTGTTCAGCCTCGAATTGCAGCGCGTGTACCACTACCTGCTGCAACCCACCGGCACCCGCTACGCCGTAGTGCACGCCTTGGACGGCTACGACGAGCTTTCGCTCACCGACGTGGCTAAGGTCGTGACCGGCTACGAGGGCGAGCAGCTGCTGACGCCCGCCGGCCTGGGCCTGCACGCCGCCACCCTGGCCGACCTGGCCGGGGGCCCCACGGTGGCCGCCGCCGCCGCCGTGTTTGAGAACATCCTGGCTGGCCAGGCCACGTCCGTGCAGCGCGACGTGGTGACGGCCAACGCTGCCCTGGCCCTGCGCTGCGCCCGCCCCGGCCTGGCCTGGCCCGAGGCCCTGGCCCAAGCCCGCGAATCGCTTGACTCGGGGGCTGCCCGCGGTGCGTTCCAGCGGATGCTGGCGGCGCAATAG
- a CDS encoding anthranilate synthase component II, translated as MKILVLDNYDSFTYNLVQLLRELGHGADTTVIRNDKLALEAVDAYDALLLSPGPGLPAEAGLMPRIIAKYAPTKRILGVCLGHQGLAESFGAALYNLPAVVHGVATDADVKVADEKLFRGLPPRFRVGRYHSWAVRPETMPAELEVTARDAGGEVMALRHRRYDVRGVQFHPESILTEHGPAMLRNWLS; from the coding sequence ATGAAAATCCTCGTTCTCGACAACTACGACTCCTTCACCTACAACCTCGTGCAGCTGCTGCGCGAGCTGGGCCACGGGGCCGATACCACCGTTATCCGCAACGACAAGCTGGCCCTCGAAGCCGTGGACGCCTACGACGCGCTGCTGCTCTCGCCGGGCCCTGGCCTGCCGGCGGAGGCGGGGCTGATGCCACGCATCATTGCCAAATACGCGCCCACCAAGCGCATCCTGGGCGTGTGCCTGGGCCACCAGGGTCTGGCCGAAAGCTTCGGCGCGGCCCTCTACAACCTGCCCGCTGTGGTGCACGGCGTGGCCACCGATGCCGACGTGAAAGTGGCCGACGAGAAGCTGTTCCGGGGCCTGCCGCCGCGGTTTCGGGTGGGGCGCTACCACTCGTGGGCCGTGCGTCCCGAAACCATGCCCGCCGAGCTGGAAGTAACCGCCCGCGACGCCGGCGGCGAGGTAATGGCCCTGCGCCACCGCCGCTACGACGTGCGCGGCGTGCAGTTCCACCCCGAAAGCATCCTCACCGAGCACGGCCCCGCCATGCTGCGCAATTGGCTGAGTTAA
- a CDS encoding anthranilate synthase component I family protein gives MPAQSHQLRTRHRRLLADTVTPVGLYLRLRDHYSNCLLLESADYHGQQNAFSYLVCEPLATFELRRGGVLHQTGPHGHAATEQVAEPREALARLHAFAAGFVPDAGAPAFPFISTGLFGYLGYEAVQAFEDVTLNPAKVPAGDIPPMRYGVYRYVIAFNHFRQELHIFEHTADGAEAAPDGLDRLENLVRNPGVPAFDFALRGEESTNQTDAEFLTRLAQGQGHCHRGDVFQIVLSRRFQQGFTGDEFNVYRALRSINPSPYLFYFDYGDYKIFGSSPEAQLRVQGPEASLYPIAGTYRRTGDDAADTAAAQRLAADPKENAEHVMLVDLARNDLARHGTDVQVRTLREIQFYSHVIHLVSHVTAQLLPGTDTLQVVADTFPAGTLSGAPKHRAVQLIDGLEPTARGYYGGALGHLGFDGSFNHAIMIRSFLSHANQLYFQAGAGVVAASDINSELQEVHHKLGALRQALKAAADVR, from the coding sequence ATGCCCGCCCAATCCCACCAGCTCCGCACCCGCCACCGCCGCCTGCTCGCCGATACCGTGACGCCGGTGGGCCTGTACCTGCGCCTGCGCGACCACTATTCCAACTGCCTGCTGCTGGAAAGCGCTGACTACCACGGCCAGCAAAACGCCTTCAGCTACCTCGTGTGCGAGCCGCTGGCCACCTTCGAGCTGCGCCGCGGCGGCGTGCTGCACCAAACGGGGCCCCACGGCCACGCCGCCACTGAGCAGGTGGCCGAGCCCCGCGAAGCCCTGGCCCGGCTGCACGCCTTCGCCGCCGGCTTCGTGCCCGACGCCGGGGCCCCCGCGTTCCCGTTCATCAGCACCGGCCTGTTCGGCTACCTGGGCTACGAGGCCGTGCAGGCCTTCGAGGACGTGACGCTGAACCCCGCCAAGGTGCCGGCCGGCGACATCCCGCCGATGCGCTACGGCGTGTACCGTTACGTCATCGCCTTCAACCACTTCCGCCAGGAGCTGCACATTTTCGAGCACACCGCTGACGGCGCCGAAGCGGCCCCCGACGGGCTCGACCGCCTCGAAAACCTGGTGCGCAACCCCGGCGTGCCGGCCTTCGATTTTGCCCTGCGCGGCGAGGAAAGCACTAACCAAACCGACGCCGAATTCCTGACCCGGCTGGCCCAGGGCCAGGGCCATTGCCACCGCGGCGACGTATTCCAGATTGTGCTGTCGCGCCGTTTCCAGCAGGGGTTTACCGGCGACGAGTTCAACGTGTACCGGGCGCTGCGCTCCATCAACCCCTCGCCGTACCTGTTCTATTTCGACTACGGCGACTACAAAATCTTCGGCTCGTCGCCCGAGGCGCAGCTGCGCGTGCAGGGCCCCGAGGCCAGCCTGTACCCCATTGCCGGCACCTACCGCCGCACGGGAGACGACGCCGCCGACACCGCCGCCGCCCAGCGCCTAGCCGCCGACCCCAAGGAAAACGCCGAGCACGTGATGCTCGTGGACCTGGCCCGCAACGACCTGGCCCGCCACGGCACCGACGTGCAGGTGCGCACGCTGCGCGAAATCCAGTTCTACTCGCACGTCATCCACCTCGTCAGCCACGTCACGGCCCAGCTGCTGCCCGGCACCGACACGCTGCAAGTGGTGGCCGACACCTTCCCGGCCGGCACGCTCTCCGGGGCCCCCAAGCACCGCGCCGTGCAGCTCATCGACGGCCTGGAGCCCACCGCCCGCGGCTACTACGGCGGGGCTCTGGGCCACCTCGGCTTCGACGGCAGCTTCAACCACGCCATCATGATCCGCTCCTTCCTCAGCCACGCCAACCAGCTCTACTTCCAGGCCGGCGCCGGCGTGGTGGCCGCCTCAGATATTAATTCTGAATTACAGGAAGTGCACCACAAACTGGGGGCCCTGCGCCAGGCGCTGAAGGCGGCGGCCGACGTGCGGTAA
- a CDS encoding dienelactone hydrolase family protein encodes MKQFFLAAGAALALLATPASAQKAQKLAPMAPMASCCVKPVAATETFAMLASSEEFVNSHDTPLPYTYQGAGETIAFKTSDGTDGHGFEIKSATPSNKYLFVIHEYWGLNDYIKKEAAQYAQELPGVNVIAVDLYDGKVATTQAEAGQYMAAVKTERATAILKGAEAYAGPKAAFASIGWCFGGGWSLQEALLGGNQTVGCVMYYGMPEKNVARLKSLNTDVLGIFATQDKWINPEVVAQFQKDMAAAGKKVTIKSYDADHAFANPSNPKYKQDDAADAHKLALAYLKTKFANAKVARKA; translated from the coding sequence ATGAAACAGTTTTTCCTCGCCGCCGGGGCCGCCCTGGCCCTACTGGCCACCCCGGCCTCAGCCCAAAAAGCTCAAAAGCTCGCCCCGATGGCTCCCATGGCCAGCTGCTGCGTCAAGCCCGTGGCCGCGACCGAAACCTTCGCCATGCTGGCTTCCAGCGAAGAATTCGTGAACAGCCACGACACGCCCTTGCCCTACACCTACCAAGGCGCGGGCGAAACCATTGCGTTTAAAACCTCGGACGGCACCGATGGCCACGGCTTCGAAATCAAGAGCGCCACGCCCAGCAACAAATACCTGTTTGTCATTCACGAGTACTGGGGCCTAAACGATTACATCAAGAAGGAAGCCGCCCAGTACGCCCAGGAGCTGCCCGGCGTCAACGTTATCGCCGTGGATTTGTACGACGGCAAAGTAGCCACCACCCAGGCCGAAGCCGGCCAGTACATGGCCGCCGTGAAAACCGAGCGCGCCACCGCCATCCTCAAGGGCGCCGAGGCCTACGCGGGCCCCAAGGCCGCGTTTGCCTCCATCGGCTGGTGCTTCGGCGGCGGCTGGAGCTTGCAGGAAGCCCTGCTGGGCGGCAACCAAACGGTGGGCTGCGTGATGTACTACGGCATGCCCGAGAAGAACGTCGCCCGCCTCAAGTCGCTGAACACCGACGTGTTGGGCATCTTCGCCACCCAAGACAAGTGGATCAACCCCGAGGTGGTGGCCCAGTTCCAGAAGGACATGGCCGCCGCCGGCAAGAAGGTGACCATCAAGAGCTACGACGCTGACCACGCCTTCGCTAACCCCTCGAACCCCAAGTACAAGCAGGACGACGCCGCCGATGCCCATAAGCTCGCCCTGGCGTATCTGAAAACGAAGTTCGCCAACGCCAAAGTGGCTAGGAAAGCGTAA
- a CDS encoding SDR family oxidoreductase, which produces MNLSNNTVLITGGASGIGLALAVRFLHAGSTVIVCGRRADKLAEAQRQYPGLHTRVADVADAADRAALAAWATAEFPALNVLVNNAGIQNRLSLTDETVAWETRRQEIAINFDAPIHLATLLVPHLRQQPGAAVINVTSGLAFAPMAMMPIYCATKAALHSLTLTLRHELAAVGVQVLEIIPPAVNTDLGGPGLHTFGEPLDAFADAVMARLAAGEQEVGHGSSEQSRLASRSELDAAFQRMNNR; this is translated from the coding sequence ATGAACCTTTCCAACAACACCGTTCTGATTACTGGCGGCGCCTCCGGCATCGGTCTGGCCCTGGCCGTGCGCTTCTTGCACGCCGGTAGCACCGTCATCGTATGCGGCCGGCGGGCCGACAAATTAGCCGAAGCCCAGCGGCAATATCCCGGCCTGCACACCCGCGTGGCCGACGTGGCCGATGCCGCCGACCGCGCCGCCCTGGCCGCCTGGGCCACCGCCGAATTCCCGGCCCTCAACGTGCTGGTAAACAACGCCGGCATTCAGAACCGCCTGTCCCTCACCGATGAAACCGTGGCCTGGGAAACCCGGCGCCAGGAAATCGCCATCAACTTCGACGCGCCCATTCACCTGGCCACGCTGCTCGTGCCGCACCTGCGCCAGCAGCCCGGCGCGGCAGTTATCAACGTTACCTCGGGCCTGGCCTTCGCGCCGATGGCCATGATGCCGATTTACTGCGCTACCAAGGCGGCGCTGCACTCGCTCACCCTCACGCTGCGGCACGAGCTGGCGGCCGTGGGCGTGCAGGTGCTCGAAATCATCCCCCCGGCCGTGAACACCGACCTCGGGGGCCCCGGCCTGCACACCTTCGGCGAGCCCCTCGACGCCTTTGCCGATGCCGTGATGGCCCGCCTCGCCGCTGGCGAGCAGGAGGTGGGCCATGGCTCTTCGGAACAGTCGCGCCTGGCCTCGCGGTCCGAGTTGGACGCCGCCTTTCAGCGCATGAATAACCGGTAA
- the pncA gene encoding bifunctional nicotinamidase/pyrazinamidase: MNALLLIDVQNDFVPGGTLAVPEGDAIIAQLNALQPKFELVVASQDWHPAGHRSFATAHPGHAAFTEIEWQGRPQMLWPDHCVQGTPGADLHAALNTDRVEAIFRKGTDPDIDSYSAFFDNGHLKTTGLGAYLRSRGVTRVYVAGLAADYCVYFTAKDALAEGFEAVVLEDATRAISADGWQAAKQDLLELGALVQTSHAGLREP, from the coding sequence ATGAACGCCCTGCTGCTGATTGACGTGCAAAACGATTTCGTGCCCGGCGGCACGCTGGCCGTGCCCGAGGGCGACGCCATCATCGCGCAGCTCAACGCCTTGCAACCCAAATTCGAGTTGGTGGTGGCGTCGCAGGACTGGCACCCGGCCGGGCACCGCAGCTTCGCCACGGCCCACCCGGGCCACGCGGCCTTCACCGAAATCGAGTGGCAGGGCCGCCCCCAAATGTTGTGGCCCGACCACTGCGTACAAGGCACGCCCGGCGCCGACTTGCACGCCGCCCTGAACACGGACCGTGTGGAGGCCATCTTCCGCAAAGGCACCGACCCGGACATCGATTCGTACAGCGCCTTCTTCGACAATGGCCACCTCAAAACCACCGGCCTGGGGGCCTACCTGCGCAGCCGCGGCGTCACGCGGGTGTACGTGGCCGGCTTGGCGGCCGATTACTGCGTGTACTTCACCGCCAAAGACGCGCTGGCCGAGGGCTTTGAAGCCGTGGTGCTGGAGGACGCTACCCGCGCTATTTCGGCCGACGGTTGGCAGGCCGCAAAGCAGGATTTACTCGAATTAGGGGCCCTGGTGCAAACCAGCCACGCCGGCTTGCGCGAGCCCTGA
- a CDS encoding class I SAM-dependent methyltransferase, protein MSPDESHALPPEAFRRQDETPDAQFYQAPRFVTHIDDGAIAAVTQLYREYFPAGGALLDLMSSWVSHLPADVPYRRVAGLGMNAAELRANPRLAERVVQDLNQVPTLEFADNEFDGAAICVSIDYLTQPVAVLRELARVLRPGAPLVITFSNRCFPSKAIAAWHALDDRGHLALVRRFLLAAGGWDNIELLDRSPRVGDPLLAVVARAAGAPAA, encoded by the coding sequence ATGAGCCCCGACGAATCCCATGCCCTTCCGCCCGAAGCCTTCCGCCGCCAGGACGAAACCCCCGACGCGCAGTTTTACCAGGCCCCGCGCTTCGTCACGCACATCGACGACGGGGCCATTGCGGCCGTCACGCAGCTCTACCGCGAGTACTTTCCGGCCGGTGGGGCCCTGCTCGATTTGATGAGCAGCTGGGTGAGCCACCTGCCCGCCGACGTGCCCTACCGCCGCGTGGCGGGCCTGGGCATGAACGCCGCCGAGCTGCGCGCCAACCCCCGTCTGGCCGAGCGCGTGGTGCAGGACCTCAACCAGGTGCCCACGCTCGAATTCGCGGATAACGAGTTCGATGGCGCCGCCATTTGCGTGTCCATCGACTACCTCACCCAGCCCGTGGCGGTGCTGCGCGAGCTGGCCCGCGTGCTGCGGCCCGGGGCCCCGCTGGTCATCACCTTCTCCAACCGCTGCTTTCCGAGCAAGGCCATTGCCGCCTGGCACGCCCTCGACGACCGTGGCCACCTGGCGCTGGTGCGGCGCTTTTTGCTGGCCGCCGGCGGTTGGGATAATATCGAACTGCTCGACCGCAGCCCCCGCGTGGGCGACCCGCTGCTGGCGGTGGTGGCGCGAGCGGCGGGGGCCCCGGCGGCGTAG